One segment of Manduca sexta isolate Smith_Timp_Sample1 chromosome 27, JHU_Msex_v1.0, whole genome shotgun sequence DNA contains the following:
- the LOC115444843 gene encoding flocculation protein FLO11 — MIARTALCILACTLHLAHADVELITKPRPGEEYVIVSSGQQTPLKAVTGKSESKIPLKYRQKPVLTTVAPDTKKPFDYIPINFDTIDDINSGLLPSNVNLETAGTEQKQHSRIQIKKGPNGQDYEYEYIYYYYDEDEESKKEGKDVEKVAPTTEETVYNSHDGPLKTDTDNHIANESKTKNKYSTIDRSATATTATPEQNEVLPAQSRGRGRGRNIPPPPVEEEVEEDTSVRLPSSTRFPPRGRNLASTSTTTYVPEVSSESVRQRGRQSDSVADESIGQTRSRTRAHIRRPSSELVDLDSFKTHSGDIPSQYKEPPSRYSSEAKTTTEEVPEEEVEEEETTEKEPEYEKESAREGHSLASGIKFQEIEDDSKLPSDYKLTTTYEQDTTEYTTMTAMEKVALDLYAYLAGENLNNEINPTSNDLISFDGTTTVDDDSWTTEPLSTTEELTTPTTTTTTTTTTTTTTTTTTPAPTTTTTTTAAPSTRPSRFKGRPGARARVSSTSAATEAPQETSTRARGRFNKPNGGRKTTAAAAAASSASESATAAPAAADKPTTKGFGRRGLFAGRTRPSSTSAAPAQEEGSSATSETPAPRARLRPGLRRAPSSSTTAASSAAAPAEETTAPSAAASGEVADTTPTPSRTLGRGRPGLRPASLRPGPRLNLRPSPRLRPGAAPAAPAETASEAPAETSAPESPVTEADAENSSPTPAPEQPRGGIKLRNRLQVSPSPKPRATAAPPARRPNPLLKRKLASPATEATTEPPKKSTETTEDSTSVEKSETETEPAPAETTPAPPLRGLDALIARRRAAGGIGGRPARPARGAFYHPK, encoded by the exons ATGTATATTAGCGTGTACGCTCCATTTGGCGCACGCCGATGTCGAGCTCATCACTAAACCGAGGCCAGGAGAAGAATACGTTATTGTTAGTTCAGGGCAACAGACACCTTTAAAAGCTGTCACTGGAAAATCTGAAAGTAAAATACCCTTAAAATACAGGCAAAAGCCTGTTCTCACTACAGTTGCCCCTGATACCAAAAAGCCTTTTGACTACATTCCTATTAATTTTGATACCATTGATGATATAAATAGCGGTTTACTGCCCTCCAACGTGAATTTAGAAACTGCTGGCACTGAGCAAAAGCAACATTCACGAATTCAAATAAAGAAGGGGCCTAATGGCCAAGATTATGAATATGagtacatttattattactacgaTGAAGATGAGGAAAGTAAGAAGGAAGGAAAAGATGTAGAAAAGGTTGCACCTACTACTGAAGAGACTGTGTACAATTCTCATGATGGACCTCTTAAGACTGATACCGACAATCACATAGCAAATGAAAGTAAAACCAAAAACAAGTATAGCACGATCGATAGGTCCGCAACGGCAACGACGGCTACACCAGAACAGAACGAGGTTCTTCCTGCACAGAGTCGAGGCCGCGGACGAGGCCGCAATATTCCACCACCTCCTGTTGAAGAAGAAGTTGAAGAAGACActag TGTCAGACTACCTTCAAGCACCCGGTTCCCTCCTCGAGGGCGCAACTTGGCATCAACTAGTACTACGACTTATGTGCCAGAAGTATCTTCAGAATCAGTGAGGCAACGTGGACGTCAATCTGACAGCGTAGCGGATGAATCCATTGGTCAGACTAGAAGCAGGACTCGTGCGCACATCAG GCGTCCAAGTTCAGAATTGGTAGACCTTGACAGTTTCAAAACACATTCTGGTGATATTCCATCTCAATACAAAGAGCCGCCAAGTAGGTATTCCTCGGAAGCCAAAACGACAACTGAAGAAGTTCCGGAAGAAGAAGTAGAAGAAGAAGAAACTACTGAAAAGGAGCCAGAATATGAAAAAGAATCTGCTAGAGAAGGTCACAGCTTAGCCAGCGGTATCAAATTCCAAGAAATAGAGGACGACTCTAAACTTCCCTCTGATTACAAGCTAACTACTACGTACGAACAAGACACCACAGAATATACAACAATGACAGCTATGGAAAAAGTCGCTCTTGACCTGTACGCATATCTCGCGGGCGAAAATCtcaataatgaaattaatcCAACAAGCAACGACTTGATCAGCTTCGATGGCACCACAACAGTTGACGATGACTCGTGGACAACAGAGCCTTTAAGCACAACAGAAGAGTTGACTACTCCGACGACGACTACCACCACTACTACAACCACAACCACCACGACGACTACAACAACACCGGCACCGACTACAACTACTACAACTACGGCGGCGCCCTCTACTCGCCCGTCCAGATTCAAGGGACGTCCTGGTGCCAGAGCGCGCGTGTCTTCCACCTCTGCCGCCACTGAAGCACCACAAGAGACCTCAACCAGAGCTCGAg GTCGGTTCAACAAGCCGAATGGAGGCCGCAAGACCACCGCTGCCGCCGCTGCCGCCTCCTCCGCCTCGGAGTCCGCCACCGCCGCTCCAGCTGCCGCCGACAAACCCACCACCAAG GGCTTCGGTCGTCGCGGATTGTTTGCGGGCCGCACCAGACCCAGCTCCACGTCAGCTGCGCCCGCGCAAGAGGAAGGCAGCTCAGCTACTAGTGAAACTCCCGCACCCAG GGCTCGCCTTCGTCCTGGTTTGAGAAGAGCGCCTTCCTCTTCCACGACAGCCGCGTCCAGTGCCGCAGCCCCTGCTGAAGAGACCACTGCGCCAAGCGCCGCTGCGTCTGGAGAAGTAGCTGACACTACCCCCACACCTTCCAGGACTCTTGG cCGTGGACGACCAGGCTTGCGCCCCGCTTCTCTACGACCTGGTCCGAGGTTGAACCTGCGCCCCAGCCCTCGTCTGAGGCCAGGTGCTGCCCCGGCCGCCCCCGCAGAGACAGCCTCTGAAGCCCCAGCGGAAACTTCTGCGCCTGAATCGCCCGTTACTGAAGCTGATGCCGAG AATTCGTCTCCAACCCCTGCTCCCGAGCAACCTCGTGGTGGGATCAAGCTGCGCAACCGTTTGCAGGTGTCTCCTTCCCCGAAGCCAAGGGCGACAGCCGCACCACCCGCGCGAAGACCCAACCCTCTTCTCAAGAGGAAGCTCGCTTCTCCCGCTACTGAG gCGACCACAGAACCACCCAAGAAGTCAACGGAGACGACGGAGGACAGCACCAGTGTTGAGAAAAGCGAGACGGAGACGGAGCCTGCTCCCGCGGAGACTACCCCCGCGCCCCCCCTCCGCGGGCTGGACGCGCTCATTGCCAGAAGACGCGCAGCCGGCGGCATCGGCGGCCGGCCCGCCAGGCCCGCACGGGGAGCGTTCTACCATCCCAAATAA
- the LOC115444840 gene encoding D-3-phosphoglycerate dehydrogenase: MVLDIQSVLAVDGVDPKGVEILTSHGISVTVQAKISKHDLLQEIPKYDALIVRSASQVTKEVLEAGSNLKIVGRAGAGVDNIDAKEAEARGIAVINAPGGNAMSACELTCSLILNLARKVYPAAAALKDRRWERSLYVGAEVKGKTLAILGLGRVGREVAIRMHAFGMNLIGYDPLVSSEESQQFHVTKLDLDEIWPLADYITLHTPLIESTRNMINESVLSKCKKNLKIINVGRGGLICESDLLRALNDGTVGGAALDVFEQEPPTDPLTLDIIQHPSVLATPHLGASTREAQVRVSTEIAEQFVNLVKPGTYQTPLAEVTRVLRK, encoded by the exons ATGGTTCTGGATATTCAGTCGGTGCTGGCCGTGGATGGAGTCGACCCGAAGGGAGTCGAGATCCTGACTTCTCACGGCATCTCCGTCACCGTGCAAGCAAAGATCTCTAAACACGATCTCCTTCAGGAAATTCCG aaatacgATGCTCTAATCGTCCGCTCTGCGTCTCAAGTAACCAAGGAGGTGCTGGAAGCTGGCTCCAATTTGAAAATAGTGGGCCGCGCCGGTGCTGGCGTTGATAACATAGACGCCAAGGAGGCGGAAGCCAGGGGCATCGCTGTTATCAA CGCTCCCGGCGGGAACGCGATGAGCGCGTGTGAGCTGACATGCAGCCTGATACTGAACCTGGCGCGGAAGGTGTACCCTGCTGCAGCCGCACTCAAGGACCGTCGCTGGGAACGGTCTCTGTACGTCGGTGCTGAGGTCAAGGGCAAGACACTGGCCATCCTCGGGCTTGGCAGGGTCGGCCGTGAAGTCGCTATTAGGATGCACGCATTTGGCATGAAT CTCATCGGTTATGACCCGCTGGTATCTTCCGAGGAAAGCCAGCAGTTCCACGTCACTAAGCTGGACTTGGACGAAATCTGGCCTCTGGCTGACTACATCACCCTCCACACTCCGCTCATCGAGTCCACTCGAA ACATGATCAACGAGTCCGTCCTTAGCAAGTGCAAGAAGAATCTCAAGATCATTAACGTGGGTCGCGGTGGACTCATCTGTGAGAGTGACCTGCTGCGTGCACTTAACGACGGAACG GTTGGTGGAGCGGCTCTGGACGTGTTTGAGCAGGAACCGCCGACTGATCCTCTGACCCTGGATATCATCCAACATCCATCTGTACTGGCTACACCGCATTTGG gAGCATCGACTCGTGAAGCCCAAGTAAGAGTGTCTACAGAGATTGCTGAGCAATTCGTGAATTTGGTGAAGCCTGG